The Argiope bruennichi chromosome 9, qqArgBrue1.1, whole genome shotgun sequence nucleotide sequence ATAATTccacaaattataaatatatatctataattgttaaaaaagcgTTAGAATTACATTCTGATATTAGTAatacaaaaaatgcaatttattactGATTGAACAATACATTGCATATTGATGATTCTTATGGTAAGCAATTAAAGAAATACGAAACACTTCATAAAGATAACATATAGCCTCGTATGAAAATCGAAAAATCATATCATGTTGATAAGCTTATTAAACCTCACAAGTATCAaagaaaaaatgagtaaaaaaaacgCACCTTTATTTTCCAGAAATCAGTTGatcaatgaacaaaaataatgacATCACTTACAAATACACCTTTAAATGGtaagtatataaaaaaggaaaataaaaaagttaaacagaaaaataaatatatgtgggGCAGAAATTGACTATGCATCAATCTACTTCATATGCAAAGTAAATACCTGATAAACCTGAAGACTACAATGATCCACTTTACAAAAGTGGTGAACAACaagataacatttaaataatataatacaattatattgatttaatatatatatccatataatACACTATACACGTATAAATCAATATATTACAtacatcaaaatatattgttgcaTTTGGCTTGCTTTCAACAATCCTGCTTCAAAATCTATGTTCGTCTGAGGAAGGTATGCAAAAGACACATAACCCAAATCAAGGCAAACGAAGCAGAAAGGCTTCGAGCAAAAGATTTATCGGATGATTTTTCTTTATGATCCATTTCTTTGTGATTGTGATCATGATTCTCGTGATCGTGATCATGATGGTTATGATGGTCATCGCCGTGATGATCGGGGTGATGGTCAGCACTTCTGATTCCTCTTGTGTGGATTACACCTCCATTGTTGAGCAAGGATAATACTTTCTGCAGAGAATAGAGGTTGTTGTCATTATTTTCCACAATAACTGGAACCAGAGGTACTTTTCTTGTGTCGAAATGTATAGATCCATTTGAAGGATGGGCATGACGAACTATTTTTTGAGAAGCTGCCGCAATGTATTCGTTTCCACCCTTTGAGCGATGTATATGCCTCGGCCTCTCATTGCGGTGTCCAGTGGATTGCTTTGGTTGCACTACAAGAAGAggtaccagattttttttatcgcCGTTTACCACGGCAAATGTGTGTCCTGGTGAACTGCTTTGTGTTTGATATCTATTCGAACCACTGTTAACAACCACGGATATTACCTTATTCTGTCCTCCTTGAGGCCTTTGGGATGGATATCTTTGTGGAACATTTTCTGGAGTTGGTCTTTGACGAACGGTCACCTGCTGTCTCACTTCTCTGGCTGTAGGTGTTGGAGACACCTGGCTTTTGGAAGGATCATTCCACCACTGAAGGGTATTCTTGATTTCAGAAAACTGAGGTCGATATTGTTGTTGGATAATATGTCTTTCGGTGTGATCAGCTACTGTCTTATGTGAAGGGTAATTTCCTCGTGGCCTAATGGGAGGAATGACGTCTCTAAGCTGAAATGTTTCCATAGTTACTACTTTAGGTGGTCGATGAGTGCTATATTTAGATTCAATCTTTGGACGAAGAGTAGTGacaaaatatactttcttttcttGGGGTGGTGTTGGAACTTTGAAGTACATGCTACTTTTTGCGGATGATGTAGTAGGTTTATAAACTGGAGAATTGTGTGGAATATCTCTTTGAGATTCACGTTCTGATGCAGAATCGTCCTCTAAAATCAAAGGAATGCCATCATTTCTGGGAAATTGCACTTCTTCCTCGGAGAATAGTTTCTTTTTCTCTCCACCACGCTTAAAGTCGCTGGCCAAGGAGTTGTAAGTTACATTTTTTACGTGTTGAATGCTAGCTGCATGACGTAGACCATCACAAGAATCCACAATATGGATTTTCCATCCCAAATGTCGATGAGCATAGcacttgaaattaaataaaagcaattaacttacacaatactttattttaactCTGCATATAAATATCAATCAGAATAAACATTATTCTTATCATAATGAACGATAAgtcattaaaaacaaagaatactaaagtaaaacttttaatgtaTGCTATTAATAATTTGAGCAATTTCTTGTAATAACATACTGTGATAACACTAAGATAAACACTATATTTATCAagttatcaaagaaaataaatagaataaattttaaaacttagcgATCAACTGGATATGtaaatgtcatttataaaaaattaagtactatagattactttaaagttaattataatgaatttttaagagattttagaGCAGCATTATACAGAAGGAAAATATGTTATTCATATTTCGctcttaagaattattattacgGTAGTTGTTTCATAATAATATCCTTGtagataaaagattattattttataaagataacttGTAtccattttatgaatatttaatacgtGAAATTCATATtatcaatatgtaaaatataaatttgaattgtataatatttaagatttatactGATTATAGcctttaatgataaaaaataacatacaaatgttttagtttttataatttctatatggTTAACACATTTATgtacttcaatattttcacatataaaagAAATCTAGTTAAAGGATATTTTggtgattatttaattaatcatttaactcTCAGTGGCTTCACTCACCTACCCAAAATGTTGCACGACGAATTAAAGTAGGCTAGGTAGATTCTCAAATCATAcatgttataatatataaaactctAATATTATGAAACTATAATATACCACATGCATatcaatattcaaagaaatttttgaaaaatgttgactTGACTGGGATTAACAACAATAAATTAAGTTCTTAATTATTACAATGAATTGAAACGGGCCAACAATATCGTTTACAATTTggagaattaaataataaatagttcttTCATCTCCAAAATGCATAGCTCAATATTAATACTTATGGAATAAAACGAagataataaaatcttatattagtTCAAAATAAAGTGCTGAAGAAGgcataaatataaagttaaaattaggggattaagaatgttaattaaaatgtcaatgacAAAGATTGTCATTTACATAACTGCATATATTCTGGAAATTTGTGCATAATTATGACAGATTTAATTGCTTAAACCAatcaaatttcacaaataattttaattttgtgaagatAGGTTCTTTGAACAGTCTCTAAGCAAAAACACTGACTTGAACagcagttaaaaaattaatgaacataaaaaaattcctacTGTTTCGTAAGTCATTAGAAAGCCACTTACTTGATAATAGAGTAAATCTGGTGTATTCCTGTCTGGTTTGAAAGTAAATCTTGCAGGTTTGCCCCTCTCACATTTCAGTTCAAGATTTTGCTGGAATTCATCGAAAGTCGCGAAATCAGTGGATCTCATGTCCTGGGGAAGTTTCCACTCACACAATCGACCCTCTGGAAAAACCGAAATGACATTTATTATCGCTAAACAAAGATCACTTAAAACTGAAAGATACGTATTCTTCATGCTTTAACTATTGGCTACACTATCGTctgataacaaaaattaaattactacgCCTATTTAGaagaatcaatgaaattaaattacattgttgCTTCTGTCTCACTTACAGATTTAGGTTACTTAACTACTTTAGATCAGGTTTATTCTAATATACGCAACTATGCATCTTCTGATAtgcacaattttataattattttacagaatttctgaacaaaaggaatattttgaaagaaaatatattcgttattttagaatttgaatgcataaataatcttccaattttcttttctttcttttttttttggagggggggacGTTTGCGAAATACTTTTACTAGCTTCGTTTAGAATTCATCggctaattaaattatttatttcaaattctcagATTACATAGATTTATAACCTTTTTCTTTGTCAAATATatctgagaattaaaaaaaactaattaaaatattgaacacttattattttcttacttccAGTGGGCGTATATTTTCCTCTCCGGTCGACAGAAGCACCAGCAAAAATCTTAACTTTCTATAAAATAAGAATGGTAAAAAAATCAGTGGTTTTAGCTTCAAAAATTGATGAAAGCAAGacaaaaatctcattaaaaacattttaatagtcaATGGTCTAGAACATAATTGACAACATAAAAGCAGAATAAATGAAAGAcaactaaataaaactaaataatgtaTGATGaactaaagtatattttataaaaaatatctgacaCCTCAATAGTagaattaatcttaattttacaaaatatatttgaattccctatttcagtaaaaaatattttcctcccaaacttttttcttaattattcgtttaaaaaatgtaaaataggaaGGATGAAaccattttaagttttattttcagttcctATCTTTTATAACTCTGATTACAAGtcaagaaagtttaatttttattcgaacaTAAACgcttaaattcgaaaatatttcaaaactccatcagatgaattgatacaacttgatttccaatcCGCCAAATCATGAACGGGAAAAAACAGCCAAAGGTAGTCGAACTAAGACCAAACATGCTCACTTCCATTTCGGGATAATACTAGCTTAGCGATTCTTGGCGTCGTTTTAATAGCTGTCGTTAGGGAAATTAAGATGTACcgaaaaattttagttataacaATTACTACCATgccatatttcattaatttgagcTGGCCATTTGGCAGGAATGACATTGgagaaaaaactaaatttttcaaatttccatacaTACTAATATAAGAACTGATTTAATAATCTCCAATTTCCTATGCACAACGGATAGTGAATGGAAAATGCATTCCATTCCGATAATATTGATTGTTCAGCAAATCGAAACTTTATCATAAGGATATCTTTCGCTAAGATAGTGggtattattataatattacagaGGTGCAGAAATTCTCTCAATCATTCCTGTTCTCTCTTaaccaatataattaaaatagttggTAGTTAacggatattctgtggcgaaagaaagataGTTGGTAGTTAACGTTCGCATTAGCGACAAATTTGTGACTCTGACTGGCTAGACTTCAAGAAATTTTCAAgcaagtaaaaaagaataaataattaccaATATGTTCTAATAAAGCTCTGAAGGAAAATCACATATTCTCagatattggaaaataaataagcaatttgtTTCATGTGATATGTTGActttgataaacaaaaaaaaaaaaaacaaaaaaaacaccatTTACAGCTTTATCAGGACGTTCTTTACTTAAGATATGTTTTATATACTAAATCAAATGGAATTTGAGCCACCAACCTATTTAATATAAAGAACTTAACTACACTTAATTATATTCTAGCTAGCTGGTTGTTTGAGATTTTCAAGCAAGTAGAAGATAAACTTAATTATATTCTGACTGGCTGGTTGCTTGTGATTTTCAATCAAGTAGAAGTCAACTGCTTTTCAAATTTCCTTGAAAACTCTCAAACAAGGTCATCGATTTTCATatcttggaaataaataaatcagattaCTTATTCTAGTGATAACTGAGAGGTCAGATGATTCAATTCAAACAGATGATTCACTTTTTCTTTATAGTGAGCTATTGTATAAAGATATGGTATACATATTAGATCAAGTAAAATTGAAACCACCACTCCACTTAATACTTGTAGAGAAGAAAATTCTGCATACTTTTTTCTCAGCCGATGTCTTGTGATCGAACCCGCCCTCCGGATCGTCTGTGATGTAAAATGGGTGGGTACGTGCGGGGTTCTCAGGATCGTTTCCTCCTTCCACTACGAAAGTGTAAGTTTGTCCCCTTTCCAAGGTGAGTTCAGGTATCAGAATTCCATTAATATACCAGGCGATACCCCAACCAACTAATCCtaaagaaaagacaatttttaaaaaaatgatggcattgataatagagaaaaaaaagttaaatttttaaggtTTAGTTTTAGGCATAAGAGtttcaaaaaaaagttcaatttcaggttcaaaagtttcaaaaaagtttGGATTTCAGGTTCAAAATGTTTCGATTTCAGGTTcagagatttcaaaaaaaaaaaaaaaaaagttcaatttccaTTGGACATCTTTATACAAGGAAAAACGTATTCAGATATAcgatactttataaaatattaaataaaatcaatgcacATACTCAGAGAGATTGCAATTTTTTCcgaaaaatagagaaatttcctatttgattcaattttggaGGAAATGTAATCCATCTGTTTATTGTTTGAgttttcaataattgaatttttttttaatctctattgaaaatatttgtaatgcaaAGAACTTTAGGAAActttataaaagtaagaaaacttttaatataatttttctaaactgATGCCactacaaagaaatattttttaaattaaagaatacaaCGATTTTTCGATCTCAGTAGCAGCTGCTAAacaaattattacataacattcaaaattacttttgtatttctatatagcttaaacaaatattttaaattatgcgcttatttaaataacattcatttttagcTGAAATCGATTTTTCAAGTCATTCCATTTCATCCattgaaaaagaaactaataaaaaatagttcttgGCTTCACAAAGATAATATATTGAGTTCACTGTGGAAATCTTTTCAACTCGGtaagctaaatatttaaaatgatgcttatatttatatatcttcagCCAGAAAGttcgattaaaatttcattcataagatacttttcataattatataaaaaaattgatgatgcaattttatcttaaagttgttttttttaaatattatatacttacttaatattatttacttatatatggACTTAAGGATATAAAGCGGATTCATTTAGTTCATCAAAGTACAACGCACTCGATCAAAAggatttctaacaaatatttagTCAttcatataaagagaaaaaacaaaTAGCAAACGATTAaagtgtttaatataaaataactatttattagtTTTGAATAATGATTCTTCAAAAAGTACATAGATAAAGGAGAAAGAAATTTCGTTTCtgaacaaaatttctaaatcgcaatttttttaaatatgtaggcGTTTCTCTGAAAACAGTTTTTTGACTTTTAAAGTTAGTTTTCATGCCACGTTCTTAATTACATAAAAGTTTACGTTTTGTCCAAAATGACTTTGCCTGGTTCTCCTGAGTAATATAAGATTtcgagctaaaaataaaattttaattaaaatgatattcaagGCTTAATTTTTTGCTATGAGGTTGAAGTTATTTATGGTTCTCaagataattaattctattttttttcatatacttttaagtataaaatagcattttaattaattgtggCTCAAagtttcattacatattttaattattcatttaaaagaattttcgaatGATTACAGgtacatttttgtttatattcaggtaacttattttttgattaacGTCATCGCTTTTAAGAACTCTTAATCATAATCCAAAActctattcataaatattattcatcattaGCTGATGAATGAAGCTAATGATGTTTAATCTAAAcagttttcttgaaaaaataaatcctaaacagtctttatgacaaaataaattttaaaaagtattaataaattcaagttcaaaatgtaaaagttatagaaacatatttcaaaggtcaaaaaaaaagtttctatagaACATTGCATTCAATTATAGTCTGTgcattttctgtaggcggttcaaggtcacattttctacctttatTGGTTGTCTAGTACCAGTAACGCGGTacaaaatgtgaccttgaactgcctatagaaaatacacagactataattaTGAACTGATGGTAATACCTaaagtaattagtttttattttattaattcaatccAGAAGTTAAAAAAGTTCAATCTCAGTTTTTGtccttttcacatttttctttattctagtATTTTAGCCATTTTCTTTATCTTATAAGAATCATTATGATATGATACTTAAAAGATTTCCTTAACCCGTCATCACACATGCACGAGACATTTTTGATTCCATACtttctattttgttttgaaattctagaaatttataaaattttatatcgtttATTTACTATACCTTAGTAGGGGAGCTAGAAgaagagaattaaaataacagaaatcaatgaaataatgtaTCTTATTTTTTACAGGAGAGTATGGGTCAAATTGACCCCAGCGTGTGCTGGCgattcaaattcttttcattttatggcTGTAACAATGAGCAGAACATATTCACAGATTTTCTAGCAAGTTTATCTACTTATAATCACATGATTATAGTTCAGattcttcatatatttatgaaattgtgaAAAGTGATCTTAATACAATGTCAGAACAAAGTGCAGATTTTGAATACTCTGCAAAAACTGAGTATTTTCCTCCTCTCGAAAAAAgcagcatatttttatataaactgcattattttataatatgagtaAATTGTCTTGAAATTGATGTTAACCATTCATTTAATTATGAGGgataataaaacctttttttgagtacgtatataaaaatgaaagacaaaagttACGAATTTTCAAAGTTGTAAGTTTAAGCTTCTTTTTcgagaaaaattcaaatgtaaatcttcatttttatttatgtatgaattcaaatatagattttcttgtttttttcccaatatttttatgtagaaaaaaaactacttacataaaaataaaaaagttttatattaatgaaaagggAGGAAaggaaatgaatacagaaaatatatgaGAAAGGGGCTAAGTTcagttttcttattaaaaatcgaaattgtatcttaaataagaacatatttgcatgcaaaaacatttatatactttgtccatattttatttttttagaaatagcaaataaaacaAGGGGTAACTGCCTGCTAATTTGGGGTTAAATTGACCCCACGCGCGtgctaatgttcaaaaaatgaGTACGTGTGCTGAAGGATTAAACCGCAAGACAAAATTACCAGTAATGGCTTGAAATCCTTCCTTTCCACCAGCAGGTCCTATCTGAGCTCTGAAGGTCTTGTCGCTAGGACAAACAATGGGAGGAACATTCCACGAGGAATCCACTTTAGATTCGCTACTTCGTACATCGGATGATCTACTGGAATATCGGGATCCAGTAGGTTGAGGTTTGCGCTTGTGTGCTGGGGTGGTTGGCTTTCGCTTGGTGGGCTTTCTAACCGGAGCTGGGGTAGTCGTGGTTGTTGGAGGAACTGGGACGAACTCAGGTTCTGACTCGTAATCAGCAGGTTGTGGACAATTCCACTGAGGAGAGCGAGCGAAGTCGATGTAGATATCTCCTGTTAGGAAAAAAGACACATGTTTTAATGATTCCATATAGGTATATATCCATTTtgcatgtaaaataaatagaatctacGAATTACACTTTGAGAAAATTGTTTCACTTCAATCCATCATAACAATTCAAGTGGATATCCAGggcggttataattaaagttacactTTATATTGaccataaaaggaaaactattggaccaaatgttatcaaacttagTGACAGTTTAAAGGAGGTCattggaatttcttttccgccagaaaaagttcaaaaactcaccatcAGGGGGAAAGGGAGCTTTATGCAATATTGTCAAACAAACTAAGACAGgaagatatttgtttaaaatgtgtttaatcgtttcagAAACGTTCTGCAAAGCATTCAATGTGGCTCCCactattttctgaaagcaagttacaTAGCATTAATACATTCTCAACAGTTGCTCTAAGCATATCGAGGAGGAATGTTATGCACATGTCGGTgcatcatgttttattttattttaaactatttcttacAGCGACATTCCCAActgaaaatgagtttttaataatttttttttatcggaaaagaaatttccatgccCTTCTTTAAAccattaccaagtttgataacttTTGATTCAATAGTTTTACTTTTATGACCACTtcaaattagaactttaattataaccaccctgtatatatctCCTATTATAAACAAAGATATCTAAATGATTATCTATATATAGATATCCATATTTCCATTTCGAAACCATAATAAACATAATCTATGcgaattatattttgagaaaattgcttaattttaacCATCATAATAATTTACACTTGTTTCGTACAGATATTTTTAAGttcaatagtaaattttttaatatgaaattgatttatttctttcacaataaatttatattcaccaAAATAAGCTTGCAAAATTCGTTTATATATAGTACTTTAATTTCCAAAACGTttcatttaagtaaattattcaaaaaaaaatttcgaattttcccAAGCGATTCGAAAATATCAGAActtttaataattccaaattttttcttCAACAGAATTCAGCGTTAATGATGTTTAAAACTCcttatttttttcagctttaaaaatcatatttctagaTTCTgcgaaaattgaattaattattaaaaaaatattttattttaagccatAGAATCCTACCATTCCTTTAATAGATATCATAAAGTCAAAATTAATAATGGCTTGCATCATAGAACAAAAGGGAGATTTGGTTTTTTAACgcagaatctttttttcttttgtaacacaaatctataaaatttcctcaaatattatcatttgtcaaattgttttgtttattaatgaataaagatATTCCAAGATAGTTTTCAATGCATTGAATGAgcacatattaaaaaaagtattaagtaaatgtaaaaataaaaacataaattaataatatttttaattaattaaattacaaagaataataattaaatataagttgTTCATTACCAACCTTCTGATCTTAGAGCTCCATGGTAAGATACCTCATTTTTGTCATTAAGGGGTCCAATTGCCCATATAACAGCTTGGGGTCCATCCGAATACACATGCTGGTCATATATTTGATcaactgagaaaataaaaatttatcaaataaataaagacttttttaactaaaaaatatgtaagaatatgaaattgaaagattaatgtgcataaagaaaataaattataaaatactttattatccAATAATATCtgtgttatataatattttaaaaagtaagggTACATtgtatgattattaaataaaatatacatcaattatttaattcagaattggTTATTATTTTAGCATTCTTCAAGGAAATTGGTTTAAATTGTTTGGTTTAATGCATGAATTTGGATTTCcgtgatttaattttttagacaATTTACTATACCGATTacaattttccattatattgttttagATGTTATgtatgtttgattatttttgccACGGTATCTCTACAGTACAACTATGATCGGCCATAttatagaaaggaaaaatttattaaaatatactctaCACAgtcttaattatataaataggagaaaaagttttaaagaaaacttttaaaattaacaatagaattttaaaaaacattcaaaataaaaaaagaagtattttgtcaaataaatagatatgaaaaattccaaatatatgcCATACCAGaaagttaatatttaagaataaacttTCACATTAAAACTACACATTCCGATGTAATGATGCCTTAGAggagaattttcattcattattctttgaattttaacaaGTGAGGACCTCCAGATCCACTCAGAGTTGATTTTGGATTAGGCTACTAGGGAACTGGGTTTATACAACCATCAgcttgtttaaaaattgttattagctTAATTGCCAAATCagaaatttgtaaagaatataaacttcataaattataaaattttgggatataattacatatatattgaattgttaaatcaatttttaaacgcACACAAAGATatacactaaataaatatttacttagatTAAAGGAAGAgagagtttaattaattaattattcttgattaaactaataattaaataactactGTAAAATGATACACCTTAATTTCATACTCAtctgaagataattatttttttataaactatcagACAAATAATTAAATGCCTTAAATTTATATGAGGAAAACATTATCTAAAATCATATTTAAGTTTTCAAGAATTGAgatatttagtcatttttttccatgataaatatactagaaaataaataaatgaaataaataatttttcatgaaattacttaaatgaaaagttagactaaaat carries:
- the LOC129984118 gene encoding protein Skeletor, isoforms B/C-like; protein product: MAIGWMLLAGTVVAVFGGSLSAPYYGSEIGVFKTFAHDVVGRVYAVDDRTIYIKGFSYDGQGPDAYFWAGSSPKPDTTGFIIPDEKGKKVPLGEYRNKDILLRFPAGKTLRNIKWIAVWCRKFSANFGEITIPTGLVIPRPSEIGRIPTFEHGVSSGPVLVVDTQTLLVPDFTYDGLGPAAYWWVSRGARQHPRGLRLADENGSFAPLPKYTGKTVVITLPPEYTIYDFDWFGVWCEEAQVDFGSVRLPQDLVVPPSPRTLGIELEYKLNCEVLRDDLGYEIRWIMDGEDIVMQLVARLEPNEYMSFGLSKNDTKSEMVKADAIVAWIDKRGKGHAQDYYLGSKEQCVGRRGSCPDTKFPDATESVTLLNAAKVNGYTMITVKRPQVGIDQIYDQHVYSDGPQAVIWAIGPLNDKNEVSYHGALRSEGDIYIDFARSPQWNCPQPADYESEPEFVPVPPTTTTTPAPVRKPTKRKPTTPAHKRKPQPTGSRYSSRSSDVRSSESKVDSSWNVPPIVCPSDKTFRAQIGPAGGKEGFQAITGLVGWGIAWYINGILIPELTLERGQTYTFVVEGGNDPENPARTHPFYITDDPEGGFDHKTSAEKKKVKIFAGASVDRRGKYTPTGKGRLCEWKLPQDMRSTDFATFDEFQQNLELKCERGKPARFTFKPDRNTPDLLYYQCYAHRHLGWKIHIVDSCDGLRHAASIQHVKNVTYNSLASDFKRGGEKKKLFSEEEVQFPRNDGIPLILEDDSASERESQRDIPHNSPVYKPTTSSAKSSMYFKVPTPPQEKKVYFVTTLRPKIESKYSTHRPPKVVTMETFQLRDVIPPIRPRGNYPSHKTVADHTERHIIQQQYRPQFSEIKNTLQWWNDPSKSQVSPTPTAREVRQQVTVRQRPTPENVPQRYPSQRPQGGQNKVISVVVNSGSNRYQTQSSSPGHTFAVVNGDKKNLVPLLVVQPKQSTGHRNERPRHIHRSKGGNEYIAAASQKIVRHAHPSNGSIHFDTRKVPLVPVIVENNDNNLYSLQKVLSLLNNGGVIHTRGIRSADHHPDHHGDDHHNHHDHDHENHDHNHKEMDHKEKSSDKSFARSLSASFALIWVMCLLHTFLRRT